Proteins encoded by one window of Clostridia bacterium:
- a CDS encoding 4Fe-4S dicluster domain-containing protein produces the protein MKRKIIHIDEEKCNGCGLCAQACHEGAIEMVDGKAKLVSEEYCDGLGDCLPECPTGAIRIVERESKPYDEQAVKKRLEQKKRKSESFCQGTCPGSMTKTIKKKTGQQGTTSVSSDKADVASELNQWPVQLNLVNTDAAYFDDADILIAADCTAYAYGNFHKDFIKGRITLIGCPKLDDNNYYQQKIADILKKHRIKSITVVRMTVPCCNGIVAAVKRAMLDAELIVPYSEIVIGVDGSIQP, from the coding sequence ATGAAGAGGAAAATTATCCATATAGATGAGGAAAAGTGCAACGGATGCGGTCTTTGTGCTCAAGCATGTCATGAAGGGGCTATTGAGATGGTGGATGGCAAGGCTAAATTAGTATCGGAAGAATATTGTGACGGGCTGGGTGATTGTTTACCCGAATGTCCCACAGGGGCGATACGAATAGTGGAGAGGGAAAGCAAACCTTATGATGAACAAGCAGTCAAAAAGAGATTGGAACAAAAAAAGCGAAAATCCGAATCGTTCTGTCAAGGAACATGTCCGGGCAGTATGACAAAAACTATAAAAAAGAAGACAGGGCAACAGGGGACAACTAGCGTATCTTCCGATAAAGCCGATGTTGCATCTGAATTAAATCAATGGCCTGTGCAGTTGAACTTGGTGAATACCGATGCCGCATATTTTGATGATGCTGATATATTGATAGCTGCAGACTGTACTGCATATGCATATGGAAATTTTCACAAGGATTTTATAAAGGGAAGGATAACATTGATAGGTTGTCCTAAATTAGATGATAACAACTATTACCAACAGAAGATAGCTGATATATTAAAAAAGCATAGGATAAAGAGCATTACCGTTGTGAGGATGACAGTACCTTGCTGCAACGGTATAGTTGCAGCAGTAAAAAGAGCTATGCTAGATGCTGAGTTGATAGTGCCCTATAGTGAAATTGTTATAGGAGTAGATGGCAGTATTCAGCCGTAA